The Daphnia carinata strain CSIRO-1 chromosome 1, CSIRO_AGI_Dcar_HiC_V3, whole genome shotgun sequence sequence TTACCTGCTTTCGACGATGGAACGCGTCACGAATATAATCAGATGAGGGttgaaaatatcaaaaagaGGGGATCAAAACAACTAAACGAATTGGTGatacaaaatttattttcccctTTCAGCTGCACTGGCTACCGGTAAACAGGGAAAGCTTTacgatagagagagagagagagagagagagagagagacctaACTAGTACGACTTACGTAGCCGGTTAACAACAGTAGACTGCACAGAAAGGTTCGACCACGAGGTCTCTAGTAGTACCTGTGTTGGGCGCCGAGTACGAACAGAAGAagtaaaagagagagagaaagagaagactTGAGGATATAATAATATTGAAAAACCTAGCCAGTCAGAAAGAGCGACaggacgaaaatgaaaaaaaaaagaacataaataaatcagaaaaacaaaacaaaaagaaacgccGTCCTGGTGGTGGGAAATGgcaactttttttatttttttcttttgctcggCCTACTAAGCTCTAGACTGAGACGAGAcgatcttttgttttgtttttgtttgttttttaccaaGCTTTCCGCAAAAGCTCTTTTCCTAATAAGAGTCTTCCTTTCATATCCAATTGTCTTCAAATGGTTTGGTATATTTTTAGCCAAAAcccgcaaagaaaaaagttgccGATGATGCATCGCTAAAAAGACTACACAGGCCCGGAGGCCACGATTCGATTCCTCACAGTCCTGATTCCTGACCTCAAAATGGCACACTCGTGCGAGCATTCATCGTGCGACGTATTAATATGTAATGGCCTCCCCTCCGCCTACCAACGGGTTTCGtcttatattttattttacggTTGGAATGTTCACGCAATCCGATCAACAGCGTGAATGAAGCAAGGGGGAAAGGTTAATCACTCATTTAAGAGGTACTAAAGGATATGAAGgaaattcaaagaaatttttaaaaagaaaatgaaaattaatttgcTTATGGCTGACTAATCGAATAATATGGAATCGTGCACCGTGTACGGGAAATCGAGGCACTGCACAGAGGACAGGGAAACATGATTTCAGTAAGACAGTAACGGTTAACTGGTTTTCGAGACCGATCGCTGTGCCAGTAGGGGGGAAGAGAGGACAAACAATGACTCTCTTCGCTGCTGGATGCAAAAAGCGCAGAGAAACATAACACTGAAgtttttctctattttattattatttttcttttttatctttgccCTGTTTGTTGAAGACGACGAGGAAACGAGAAGAGAGCGACGAGAACGATTCGCTGCCTCAGGGTTTTTCTCTGGGTTTCTAATACTAATTATCCATCTCTCTCAGTCTAGCttctcccctctctctctttctctcttctctgCTTCGTTGTGTTATCACTTCACAACAATCTCTTTCCAGGTTGCTCATTTACAAACAATTCAATCAAGTGAATAAttcctcaaaaagaaaaagaagttgagaTGAGAAGAGGCCTCTGTTCACACAGCAGCCGCCATCTTAACAGTCACCCTTAAAAAAGTAGGTCTAGAGTCTCATTATCAGAGCGATATATAGAGGCTTCAAATCTTTTGTCACTTCATCTCTTGACTTAGACTTGTTGCATTTACTTTAGACATTAGGCGAGAACAATGGCCAAGCGAATATATTCGCGCTTCACGAGTCGTTTGTCGAGTCAAACCGTGCGATAGtttttcgccattttgttGTCTTCAACAGGTGGGCAGGTAAccgtgacatttttttgttgtcgtttTCATTTACTAGTAAAACAGACTATTGCCCGCGTACCTTACACACTCGCATTTCTTGGAGCCACCGTGGTTTTTACGCAACATCAGGCAGCATCGGTAGCGGTATATTGCGTGACGGATATTAGTATAAAGACCTTTTCAACGAAGACTAAAATTACTCTGCATTATAATGCATTGCTCTCTACTTGAAAAGGAAACGTTAGGCTTCAATGGCGTGTGTCTCCGAACGACCCAGACCACAATTAATGCGAAAAGAGAAACCCAGGTTTCGCGCTCGTGCTACGTGTATAGGAGCAACGGCTAAACAGGTGTAGTTTCgagaaaaccaaaaagaatttttttaaatgctcgCTCGACAATAACGGCATATTATCAAAGGACTTAATAATCCTGTTTCAACTCAGAAATCACGTTATAATCTAAAATGGTAGATTGACCCGGGTTGACCGTATGTCGTGGACGCACGAGTAATATCAACGTGAAATTGTCATCAGCTACTTCCAAATAGGACAAAGCTGCTAGGAAGCAAAACTTGTTTTTggttctctttctcttcattaTGAAGTTCATGCGTCAGCTTCATTTATGGTCATCGGACCGTTCGATTTTCAACTAAACATGAAAACCGGCTTTATTATTGACCACACGCTTCGCGTAAAAAAACGGATGTCCGGTTGACCGACCTGTTCAACACTTCCCATCATAGTCGTATTGGAGGAAACACCGAATCCGCTTCGGACAAGCCCACtatatattgaaaaaaaaagaaccactcCTAAATGAATGCTCTCTtaataattagaaaaaattcgaaattttgtattgaaacgtttttttttacaagtccGATTAGAATtgacatgaaaataaaaaaaaaaatgcaaatgtgaGGTACCGTGGCAATTTTGAAATGACTTCAGGTCGATAAGCGTCAACTATCACTTGTGCTGGCATTTGTGGCATCTTCATTTGGTTCCTCTTCCTCTGGACTGCCCAAAAGACCCTATAAAGTTAGAAAGGGAATAGCAAAGCATAcagaatgattttttttgcaactgaTTACCTTTAAAACACCAGCTAAATATTCAGCTTCATCAGCTAATGGTTTGAGCACACTGTTTTCAGTTTTAAGGGTATTCACCTCACTTTTGAGGCTATCAAGTTCAAGATGTAGTTGTTCATTTTCCTCTAATGCTTCAGCAAGAGCAACTCTTCTTCGTTCAGCCATAGTGCTGTAATATTCAACATCAATGTCAGCTGGAAAAAAGACAACTGATTGTATTGTTGAtttagaatcaatttcataaaatgaaataccacTGTTTGTAGATTTAGACCCTTCCAGTACTACTGGATCAGTTTGGACTCCACGATCTTCCACCATGATCTTCTTTAGTGCAGTATTGCTTGTCTTGTCTTCAAAGACCTGGATCTTGCCCTGAGTTTTCTGTTTTGATTTGGAATCCTTaccatgatgaacaatttgACCATGAGAGCCTACAAGGCCCTTGGTTCTGGCCGATGGCTGCAAGGTTTGCAAAGTAACTCGTTGCGCTGCAACAATCTATGGAAGAAAGCAAGTTACTATAACATTTTTCCACCAGAATCCATCTTGCAAGAAAAACTAGAAAGATACCTCATCCATGTTGGAACTTTGGTCAATTGTTAAGGGTGGGATTCCCTTTGGAAAACTATTCTCTTTAAATGCCAACGAGCTTTGATGCTTGGACATGGAGACTGGAGTTCAATCTGATCGATCGTTAGAAATAAGTAACTAACTAGACTCTTACTAATGTGACAGCCTAGGAGCTACAAGGAATAATGGCGCGCGCAAAATCTGTTAGTTGCCATATTTCCAAAATAATCGATGAACGCGCTAAAGGTTGAACAAATGAAGAACGATGAGCAAGATGCACGAAAATGTCGTAAAgtaataatttaaattattttaaatgtttatttgACTAATATGTGTTCATAACTTATGAATTAATCATTCCAAAGTACGAAATGCTCGACCACTACAGTTCGCTACTATATTTGTACTTAAAACAATACCGCAAAGAAATTATGGACCTTCATCTTTCTACTTTTGGTAAGTTTCggaaatattttgaaaaccTCTACTGAATCAATGAACACTGGCATTTTTGTATTCTTAAGCCGATGCAGACATCTTCGATCGCATTTTATTGttacacaaacaaaaggaaacttATAATCGTACGGAATATAACAGCATTATTTGGcattataaaaacaatttcattgaGCAGTTTCattacaaaaatttttctagcataaattaaattatttactATTAAAGAGCGAAAATGATGAACGATCAGGGGGTTTAACGTGGCTAAAGCCCATCGGCTTGTTTAGAGAGCCACCAGATAAAGAAGGAggtttattaaaaaaattatttaatttctgACAGACATCTTCTACTCCTTGCTGCAGTTCCTCCTTTAACGCTCGAGCAGAATTATGTAGCTGAGCTTGTTGAGGAAAAGCAGGTGAAATATGATGACTTTCCAAACGCGTGCTCACCACAGGTATTGGCAAAGCGGCTACTGCTGAAGTGGATTTTTGGACACTAGCATGAGAGGTGTTAACGGACAAAGGTTTCGTTATCATGGATTCGCGAATATCATAGGCTGATAGGGAAGCAACTTTGACTTCAGTTTTTGTAATAGATGGGACTGACGAGACATCATAACTGTTATTAACGCTTTCTTCTGCACTTCCGCCTAACTGCATCGTTAAGTCTGACGATTCGTTAGCTGCATCTTCCGTCTGCGTTTCTGTGTTTTCCGTTTGAACTATATGAACCTGACCTGCAGGTCGAAAGCGATGGCGGTAGATTGTTAATAAATCTGCGGGACGCTCCACATTTAATCCAACATCGTCCCAATACTCAAAATCCTTGTTGTAAGTAAATCAAAAACGAAACTTTAGACTGCCATCTGAcatcgcattttttttgtttccaaaaatcATTACCTGATCAGTATTTTCATCTGCAAACGTAATAGATGTTAGCCGATAACCATGAGTGAGTAAATATTCGTGAACTAGAAAGTTAATGGCTCGTTGCTCATAAGCTTTCATGGGTTCTGGCGTATTCTGATGAGTGACAGGATTATTTTGGCTGCTTATACTCTCTGTTTCGCTTCGAGTGCTAGCATTTTCAAGCTCAACTTGTTGTGTTAGATTTTCCCTTAGAGCCGTGATGGTTTCCTTAGCTTTCCGTAGCTCGAATTCTAGAACGGCGACACGATCTCCACCTGCTCGATCACCATCCTCTGATATCGGTTGAAAGTCCAAGGAATCAAGGGTTGTTTGGCTCATGGATCTCACTTAAAATCAGCATATATCATGATTTagtttaaaaatacaaaataaagtaaagaaaaataaaaactgggTCTTTACCAAGCATTCCAGAGGCTTTTgcagatttttcaaaatttcctGGATTCGAGAAGAACTGCTTAAGGCATACTATTTCATGACCTGCCTCACCCTGTTAATAAGAAAACAGTTGGTTAATAATTCACTGGAGGAACAAAATAGTTTGTATACACCGATAAAAAACGAATATGGGTATGTAACTTTACTCAATACCTACCAGTTCAGCATAAAGTTCAAGGGCTGTTAGTAATAGCCTATCTTCAATTAATTTTGCTCCAAGTTCCTCATAACATTGAATTTTGCTGAAATCAAGCTTTGATTTTAGATGCTCCTTCGTTAATAGGAGTGAAGATAATTCATCATTTTGGCTGAATTGTTGCCTGCTGCTCAGTGGCAAGCTTAAATCCAGACTTTTGGTTGACATTTCtctaaaaaattcaacaaaatttagctAATAATGAAGCTTTAAAATAAAGTACCTAACTTTGTAAGGTGTCATATGACATTTGAAATTCACTTTCTCATGTTACAGCAGAGTACACCATGATAGTGATAAACTCAACAACTAGCTGACGTGCTCTAAGTACGCGAATAAAAAACTTACCTGTCAGCAACTTAAGTTTGACGTGTCGCTACAGATACgaatataaaataataaatattcgtaattttttttacagcaaaACAGTTTCAAAGCCTTATGAAGCACAACAGCTGATGAGACAGAGCTTCATCTCTTTTGTTCCTACTAAAGCAGACGATTTTGCGCGGCACGCTGTTTACACGCAGCCAACAAAATGATGTAATTTTTCGAAGCCCAGATCCAAATATTATTTTCGCAATGTTTCGTCTTTATTTCACGGATGTGTTAAGAACATTGAATAATAAAAGTGTGGCTTTTCAGCGGCTTACTCAGTCTAGTCTTAAGTGTTATCAAATAACTTTTTGCCATACAGCACCTGCTGAAACACTCGTTCATCACGGAACCCAAGGAACCGGTAATACCGATTCTTTCCCAATTTGTAACAACAGGTAATAGCAGTTTACATTTAGGGAGAAATTTGCATCCTGTTCAAGCTCGAGCAAtcatcaatcaaacatttGTTTCAGTTTCCCATAAACTGAAACTTCCTTCACTTAAGCCAGTTTACACCACAATTCCAATTCATGGCAAAGGGAACTCCATGTGGAAGACTGTTTTAACTCTTAGATGGCCAGAAAAGTTAAGGTATTCTATGAGCTTCTATATGTGACAACAGCATTTCTAGCTTAAAGATTTGTACAACATTCATTTAAAGTTTTGAAGCAATAGGCAGGAATAAAAAAGAGGCAGAAGAACTTGTTGCCCAACAAGCTTTGACTGTTCTGCATGATTCTAAGATTATTTCACCTAATGGAAAGTTGTTGTGTGAACTAAGCACACATAGAACTCTTCAGTCAAGAGATAAGGAAACTATTATCAATGATGATCCAGCATTTGATGCTAGTGGCTTGTCTATTAAACAAGAGGGTATTTAGAAAGTTTCATTTGTGATCCCCTCTGTTTTGAAATTACATAATAGTTGACATTTTTTCATAGAAATAGCAGCGATTGAGGCCAAATTTCCCAATTTCAAATCAACCTTGCTTAATTGCTTTATGAAGGTTTCAAATCACATGAAGAACGCCAATTTCATCGCTCGACCAGCTTTCAAACgtataaaaaaaggagcaacCTTCTGCTGGCAAGCAAGCTATAGCTTGAAATGGCCTGAGCCGAAAGAATTTTCAGGAATGGGGACAAATCGGGTTGAAGCTGAAAAGTGAGAAATCTCGTTAATGAAATTCGAACAGCTAAATTAACCAAAGATGTTTTTTAGATTGGCGATACTCTCTGCACTTCATTGGTTGACTGAAAATAATTTCTTACACAAAAATGGCTATCCAATTTTATACTCCAATGAAGAGGTAATTTTAACTTAAAAGTGCCCAGTCATTCGTATCAATTTGACTTCTGTTTCTTATTCTTCTAGCTcagtaaaatgaaaagtgCTGTAACAAGTCCGGCGATTGTCAAATTACCTCCAGCATTGGTGAATGAGCTTGACGAAATGAtgaatgatttcaaaaaaatgaagcCATTAATGGCTGAGGATCGAATGTTCTTTGAACGCGAAACTGCAGCCGCCAATAGTCTGATTTCAGAAGATGAAAAGATGATAGAGGAGTTTGACGAAGAACGCGACGTTGAAGAATCCTTTGACAATATACCATCGTCAAGTAATGAATATGGGTACGATAAAAATGATGAATCATCGGTTGATCCAATTACCGGACGTAAAGTCCTACCGCTAAGCTCCAAGGAGATCGAAAAAAGATGCAATGAGTTATTTCTCAGTGCCCAAACGAGGATAATAGAGAAAGGTGGTCCAATCATTCCTTTTCTACCAATCGTGGAAAAGCGCGAAGCCATTCTAAACTTAATCGAACAAAATAGGGTTGTTGTGCTTAGTGGTGATACCGGATGTGGCAAGAGTACACAAATGCCCCAGTATTTGCTGGATTCGTATGCGCTGAAACATCGGGGCACTGAATGTAATATAATCGTTACACAACCCCGTCGGTTGGCTGCTCTTTCGTTAGCCCAAACTGTTGCCAATCATCGAGGAGAAAAAGTGAGTTAAAAACATGTAAAAATGTATCTTATATTTATCTTATGTTGATGTTTAgttgattttctttgttcGTTGATTTCTAGATAGGTGAGAGTGTTGGCTACCAGGTGCGACTGAATTCCGTACTTCCAAGGCATCCACTAGGCCGTATACTATTCTGTTCAACCGGAATTCTTTTACGAAGACTTCAAGCGTGTCCAGATATGTCGGGCGTATCCCACCTAATAATCGATGAAGTGCACGAACGCGACTGTTTGACCGATTTTACGCTAGTTATTCTTAAAGATCTTTTGCAATCGAACCCCTTATTAAAGGTGAGCATTTTTAGTGCTATATTTGTACTTATTAAAGATAACTGAATAACTATATCTTAGGTCATCCTGATGAGTGCATCTCTAAATGCGGATCTGCTGTCACGTTATTTTGATTCGGCTCCGCTCATCCACGTTAATGGCAGAACGTTTCCTGTTCAGAGAACGTTTTTACCTGAAATCCAAAATCTGACCAGAGTTTtcggagaaagaagaaataccACAAATATGAAACCAATGGTTGATCAAGATTTAGTAGTGAAATTGGTTCGTTACATCGACATAAACAAACCATCACAAGGttccattttagtttttctacCTGGCTGGGCAGAAATTAAAAGCCTTCACTCAAGATTAAAGGTCTGTATTCAAAGCTTTCTTTTACCTATACAATTGGCTAATTTCGCTTCACAACAGGAATTTTATCCTAGTGAGGAAACTCATTGGATATTACCGGTGCATTCCCGACTTTCACAGGCTGAGCAAGAGCGAATATTTGATCGCCCACCTGAGGGTGTCCGAAAAATCGTTCTAGCAACCAATATAGCTGAAACTAGTTTGACGGTAAAAAGTTTATTGTAGTACCCGTGTAGCTTGCCATTGATTTTATTCCAACACATTTTGTCAAATCTTCAAGATTAATGACTGCGTCTACGTGATCGATCCAGGCGTCCATAAAGAACTAAGGTTTCAAGGAAAATGTAATTTTATTACATTAGTAACAAAATAGAATTTGGTATAGATACAATTCACAACGGGGTTCTGCTGTAATGGAGAATCAATGGATAGCAAAAGCTAATGCGCAACAACGAGCTGGACGTGCCGGGCGTGTTCAGCCAGGAGAAGCATTCCATCTCTACTCCGAAGAGAAATATGAAGAAATGGAGCGGTTTCCGCAAGCGGAAATTCTTCGAATTCCCCTCGAGAAGGTTGTCATGGATATTAAGGTAAAAAACTCATACATTTATTTGGCAATTTGCACTCGAAAATTAATAACAAGCTATCATTTTCCCAATTAAGGCGTATAATGAAAACTTGAAGTCCATTGATTTCTTAAGCCGGACGCTAGAGCCTCCGTCACACCGTGCAATCCGAATCGCAATCCGAGAACTAGAGTCGATAGGTGCGTTGGATGAACATGAAAGACTTACACCATTGGGACGTCGTATTGCTCAGTTTTCAACACACCCACGTTTGGCCAAATCACTCGTGTTTGGTACCCTTTTTCGCTGTTTGGACCCCGTAGCATCTATAGTGGCAGGACTCAGCTCAGCACGTGAAGGCTGGTCAGTGGAATCGACGATTGACAACCAGAGACAAATTATTAGACAAGCAAAACATCGATTCCATCCCACGAGCGATCACTTGGCTTTGGCCAATTTGATGAGGCAATTTCGAAACCAACGTGGTCGGTATGAAGTCGATGAATTCTGCGAAAATTTCCAAGCTAATGTGAAATCACTTTACTTCCTCAAAGGTATTGCTCGGCTAGCCAAGATAGGCAAGGTCACGTTGATATTTCTTGTCTATAATTTAGGTGTGAGGAGCTTATTAGTTGACCATTTGAAAGATGCGAATTTACTGGGTGATAGATCACATGCCGATTCCATTCGTCATCCGGTGAATCAACATGCAGACAATGAAGAAATGATAAAAGCGGCTCTCGTCATGGGGTTTGGTGATCGCATTCTCCGAGTGCGTAGGGGGAAGATTGTCAAGGGGATTATCAAATCTAAcgaattagtcattttaagcGAGTACGTGCATTATCTACTAACTAGTCTTTGAATTCCATCAAGTTTAATGGATTTACATTTACAGGAAACACGGTTCCGTTCACGTAGTGCCTGATTCAGTCAATGCGGATAGTAAAATCAAATCCGATTTCATGATCTACTTCAACGGGATATTTTCAACGGAACGTAAAGCTTTCagtaatatatatttatttagttttctATTAATAGCTAATCCAATATGATGGTTTTAGTTGTAAGAGATACAACCCAGATTTCAAATATGACTGCCGTGTTAACGGCTGGAAGATCGTTCACTACAGGGACTCAGTTAGACGACGTCAGCGACAGTTATGATGCGTCTGCAAGTATTACTATCGACGAGagtaaaaatttacaattcGCTTGTTCCCCAAGGTAGTTTATTTATCGTTTGATTACGCCATGAGCAGCCTGATAAAATCTTCATACTCAACACTATTTACTGACAGAGAATCGCGGTTACTAATGGATCTTCGAGATTCGTTGTCTGATACCTGTGATTTTCTGCTGCGAACTGCAGGGCTACGTCAAACGAATGAGCTTACGTCAGTCGTAGGCAAATTCCACGGTCGACAAGTTGACATGCTAGCTCGTTTGTTATCAGCAAACAACTAGGTAAGAGTGATAAGATAGTGATAaattaacaataaaagaattttactATAAAATTGCAAACTATGTAAGTGAAGTCAAAACCAAGCTTTAATCAGCTATGTATTAGATTTTAAAGGTTTATTCACGTACATGGTCCTAAACAAAATATGTACATCAGTAACTCAAAGAAGGGATGAAAGCGTTGAAAATTGCTAATGTGTGGCCATTTGGCCGGAAAGACAAAACATATCAAATTAGGGAAACGGGATTTGAcgtttacaataaaaaaaaaaagaaaaaaaaagtgtggtCAGGAACCCACTAGTAGTGTCCACGGGCGCAAAGAAGACTGCGTAAAGGGTCTTGAAATGTGCAAGAATATTTAAGCGCGACTCCTTAGGTTCACATCTCGTACAAGCGAATCCTAATCCTCCGTTTCTAATGCCAACAACATAACTTCAGACTTAATAGTTACTTATAAATTCTTGATAACAAAATTGCGGTGTAGTACTTTACATGTCTAATAATCCCTTTTTTGGGTGGGCTAGCAACTATTGATTTTGCTTTAATTAAGAGCTTCTGGAGCAGGAACTTCGGGTATAAGTGACGTGAAAAATCCGATCAACAAGTTTACTGCCACGTTGAAACCGCTCACAGTAGCAGGTTGTGGTTGAACTCTTTCAGTCGTCGCGGTGGCTGGACGAGCTTCTCCTTGACCATCCACAGGATTATTGGGTGCTGCATCGGCAACGTCAATTCCAGCCACATGTTCAGGGTTGTGAATGACTTCTCTGTTAGGTGCGGCTGCATTATCGGTAAGTTCCCGGTTGCGACTAATAGCATTTCGTCTTTGATGAAGAGCTTTCTGGTAGAAGTAAATGCCAGCGACGATTAGGGTAACCAACATAAAGCGTGGCAACGATGAATAGTAGTACATAACTCCAAGAAGGATGGCCAATCGTGACGTTATATAAACCCAATCAAGCCAATCACGGGCCTGTCGAGCGCCATCTTCGTCGTCCTCTTGTGCGACTCCACCAACTTGGGGTAGTGGCGGGCGTCTCTGTGGCTCTTGTTGAGGTCGATTGATTTCGACAGGGGCAGCAGGAGGTGGAGGTGGATGAGGAGAAACAACAGGCGGAGAAATGGGTTGAGGGTTAGGAGTCAAATATTGATGACTGTTGCTGACATGATGCAAATACTGTGCCCAATATTGCTGGGCGTACGTTTGCTGCCACCACAAAAATTGCTGTGTGACTGGATCAGCACCAGGTGCTTGGTTGCCCCACACAGGGAACTGTCCGTTGGTTAAATCCCACTCCGGTTGAGGTTGTTGCAACCCGGGGGGGGTCATCATGGGGGGTGGAGTAGTATCAGCCGTGTGACGAAGTCGTAATCCATCATCCGCAATATTAGAATTGTTAAccttaaaatttaaaataaataaaggtaAGAGCCAACATTTACATTAAATGAGACAATGGAAGAGAGGAAATATGTTATGCAGAATATGGAAATACTTTGTTTCTTATACACCAATCAAGGTTGACTCTATTTGTATGTGTTTCAAAGTGCCCaggtaaaaacaataattttttaactTCTATGTTTTCCATTTCACTTGTAAATGATCCTTCCCCAGACCTTCATATGAAAGAATGTAACAGTAAACAATAAGAATTCTACATTGACATAAATCCCGTGACTAGtggagagggagagagagacagagagagagagagagtaaatGCAAGAATTTTAAGGCAATCCTAACAGTAAGGTAGAAACAAGTAATATGTACTTACATTTGGTGTGTCAACTTGTTGACGGTTTTCGGCTGATGGAGTTCTTTTTAGGGTGTATACCAAGTGTAGTGTATGTCTCTGTTCATGGTCAAGGTCTCTTAGAAAATCCTGAAAGATTTCATTATCCTTCAGAAGTTTACCCTGATAAATCAGTCGTTGTTCTTCAGGATTCTAGAAAAGACAGTGTTATGAGTAGATGAAAAGCCTAATATTTTAGGGTGTCTTACTGGTTTTGATGGATATTGATTCTGAAGGTAAATCTTGAGTTGATtgacactactcgttgatTCACAGCTATACACTACATCTGATAGCTTCAGGCTGGGAGTTTTTATTACCAGGGTAACTGGTGGCATAATGCTGAATTTTGAACACTGCTGAATCTGAAATGTAATATTGCAACCAAATTAAAATACTAAATTAGAAACTGTCTTTTTAGACACAATGGGGCCAAATCTTCTTCTTAGTAACTGCACTACAAAATGGAACTGGTTTTGTGCTGAAACCAGATCCTATATGTGAATCTAGGAATTAGAAAACCAGATAACTTATAAAAATAAGGCCACTTGAACTCCCAACCAATACGCCTACAATTTGCAAACGAAATGCGCACAACGTACCGACTATGAAGCTCGAGGAGTTTAGATTACAGCCAAGCCTCAAACACTAACGTTTGAGATAAATTCAGTATTTACGAGCTTACTGagcgaacaaaacaaaacacttctTGTCGCCGCGCACAGCTAAAACGTAATGACGCAACTGCTTAGAAGCAGACCACAGTGCTGCTTCGACAGCTTTTTGCGGCCGCTGGGTGagcgaacaaacaaaaaacaaatccccAGGCAAGTCTGGGAGATAGAGTTGTGAGAGCGGATAGTACAAAAAACGAAGCTCGagcaaaacacaaaaacgaaagTCATCTGCCCGTGAGGCCCTGACACAATATATGCAACTGCTAAGTAAACCTTGAGGTTCCTGCTTTTGGGTGTGCATGctacgaaagaaaatggctaTCTCCGCCTCGAAAAAGTTTTGGTTTTAGGGGACGCAAATACGTAAACAATCGAGGAACAACAAATTCGCCTGGCTTATTTCGAGCCTGGGGTTCCCCACAAGGATGTAAGATTTGACTAAGTTAAAATCTACACTTTT is a genomic window containing:
- the LOC130691759 gene encoding geminin-like, translated to MSKHQSSLAFKENSFPKGIPPLTIDQSSNMDEIVAAQRVTLQTLQPSARTKGLVGSHGQIVHHGKDSKSKQKTQGKIQVFEDKTSNTALKKIMVEDRGVQTDPVVLEGSKSTNSADIDVEYYSTMAERRRVALAEALEENEQLHLELDSLKSEVNTLKTENSVLKPLADEAEYLAGVLKGLLGSPEEEEPNEDATNASTSDS
- the LOC130691704 gene encoding ATP-dependent RNA helicase DHX30-like — protein: MFRLYFTDVLRTLNNKSVAFQRLTQSSLKCYQITFCHTAPAETLVHHGTQGTGRNLHPVQARAIINQTFVSVSHKLKLPSLKPVYTTIPIHGKGNSMWKTVLTLRWPEKLSFEAIGRNKKEAEELVAQQALTVLHDSKIISPNGKLLCELSTHRTLQSRDKETIINDDPAFDASGLSIKQEEIAAIEAKFPNFKSTLLNCFMKVSNHMKNANFIARPAFKRIKKGATFCWQASYSLKWPEPKEFSGMGTNRVEAEKLAILSALHWLTENNFLHKNGYPILYSNEELSKMKSAVTSPAIVKLPPALVNELDEMMNDFKKMKPLMAEDRMFFERETAAANSLISEDEKMIEEFDEERDVEESFDNIPSSSNEYGYDKNDESSVDPITGRKVLPLSSKEIEKRCNELFLSAQTRIIEKGGPIIPFLPIVEKREAILNLIEQNRVVVLSGDTGCGKSTQMPQYLLDSYALKHRGTECNIIVTQPRRLAALSLAQTVANHRGEKIGESVGYQVRLNSVLPRHPLGRILFCSTGILLRRLQACPDMSGVSHLIIDEVHERDCLTDFTLVILKDLLQSNPLLKVILMSASLNADLLSRYFDSAPLIHVNGRTFPVQRTFLPEIQNLTRVFGERRNTTNMKPMVDQDLVVKLVRYIDINKPSQGSILVFLPGWAEIKSLHSRLKEFYPSEETHWILPVHSRLSQAEQERIFDRPPEGVRKIVLATNIAETSLTINDCVYVIDPGVHKELRYNSQRGSAVMENQWIAKANAQQRAGRAGRVQPGEAFHLYSEEKYEEMERFPQAEILRIPLEKVVMDIKAYNENLKSIDFLSRTLEPPSHRAIRIAIRELESIGALDEHERLTPLGRRIAQFSTHPRLAKSLVFGTLFRCLDPVASIVAGLSSAREGWSVESTIDNQRQIIRQAKHRFHPTSDHLALANLMRQFRNQRGRYEVDEFCENFQANVKSLYFLKGVRSLLVDHLKDANLLGDRSHADSIRHPVNQHADNEEMIKAALVMGFGDRILRVRRGKIVKGIIKSNELVILSEKHGSVHVVPDSVNADSKIKSDFMIYFNGIFSTERKAFIVRDTTQISNMTAVLTAGRSFTTGTQLDDVSDSYDASASITIDESKNLQFACSPRESRLLMDLRDSLSDTCDFLLRTAGLRQTNELTSVVGKFHGRQVDMLARLLSANN
- the LOC130691733 gene encoding uncharacterized protein LOC130691733, with translation MSTKSLDLSLPLSSRQQFSQNDELSSLLLTKEHLKSKLDFSKIQCYEELGAKLIEDRLLLTALELYAELGEAGHEIVCLKQFFSNPGNFEKSAKASGMLVRSMSQTTLDSLDFQPISEDGDRAGGDRVAVLEFELRKAKETITALRENLTQQVELENASTRSETESISSQNNPVTHQNTPEPMKAYEQRAINFLVHEYLLTHGYRLTSITFADENTDQDFEYWDDVGLNVERPADLLTIYRHRFRPAGQVHIVQTENTETQTEDAANESSDLTMQLGGSAEESVNNSYDVSSVPSITKTEVKVASLSAYDIRESMITKPLSVNTSHASVQKSTSAVAALPIPVVSTRLESHHISPAFPQQAQLHNSARALKEELQQGVEDVCQKLNNFFNKPPSLSGGSLNKPMGFSHVKPPDRSSFSLFNSK
- the LOC130691738 gene encoding homocysteine-responsive endoplasmic reticulum-resident ubiquitin-like domain member 2 protein, giving the protein MPPVTLVIKTPSLKLSDVVYSCESTSSVNQLKIYLQNQYPSKPNPEEQRLIYQGKLLKDNEIFQDFLRDLDHEQRHTLHLVYTLKRTPSAENRQQVDTPNVNNSNIADDGLRLRHTADTTPPPMMTPPGLQQPQPEWDLTNGQFPVWGNQAPGADPVTQQFLWWQQTYAQQYWAQYLHHVSNSHQYLTPNPQPISPPVVSPHPPPPPAAPVEINRPQQEPQRRPPLPQVGGVAQEDDEDGARQARDWLDWVYITSRLAILLGVMYYYSSLPRFMLVTLIVAGIYFYQKALHQRRNAISRNRELTDNAAAPNREVIHNPEHVAGIDVADAAPNNPVDGQGEARPATATTERVQPQPATVSGFNVAVNLLIGFFTSLIPEVPAPEALN